The genomic segment GTCGCCCGCGCCGAAGCGGAGGTCCTGGTCGTACTTGATGCCGGACTGGCCGTTGAGGTCGATGTGGAAGAGCTTGCCCGCCCAGAGGGCCTGGGCGATGCCGTGCGGGAAGTTCAGCCCGGCCATCTGCTCGTGGCCGACCTCGGGGTTGACGCCGTACAGCTCCGGGCGCTCCAGGCGCTCGATGAAGGCCAGGGCGTGACCGACCGTGGGGAGCAGGATGTCGCCGCGCGGCTCGTTCGGCTTGGGCTCGATCGCGAACTTCAGGTCGTAGCCCTGGGAGGTCACGTACTCGCCGAGGAGGTCGAAGGCCTCCTTCATGCGGTCGAGCGCGTCCCGGACGTCCTTGGCGGCGCCGGACTCGGCGCCCTCACGGCCGCCCCAGGCGACGTAGATCTTGGCGCCCAGCTCGACCGCCAGGTCGATGTTGCGGATCGTCTTGCGCAGCGCGTACCGGCGGACGTCGCGGTCGTTGGCGGTGAACGCGCCGTCCTTGAAGACGGGGTGCGTGAAGAGGTTGGTGGTGGCCATCGGCACGGTCATGCCGGTCGTGTCCAGGGCCGCACGGAAGCGCTTGATGTGCTCCTCGCGCTCGCTGTCCGAGGACCCGAAGGGGATCAGGTCGT from the Streptomyces sp. NBC_00310 genome contains:
- the xylA gene encoding xylose isomerase, which produces MNYQPTPDDRFTFGLWTVGWQGRDPFGDATRRALDPVESVQRLAELGAYGVTFHDDDLIPFGSSDSEREEHIKRFRAALDTTGMTVPMATTNLFTHPVFKDGAFTANDRDVRRYALRKTIRNIDLAVELGAKIYVAWGGREGAESGAAKDVRDALDRMKEAFDLLGEYVTSQGYDLKFAIEPKPNEPRGDILLPTVGHALAFIERLERPELYGVNPEVGHEQMAGLNFPHGIAQALWAGKLFHIDLNGQSGIKYDQDLRFGAGDLRSAFWLVDLLESAGYAGPKHFDFKPPRTEDFDGVWASAAGCMRNYLILKERAAAFRADAEVQEALRAARLDQLAQPTAADGLQALLADRTAFEEFDAEAAAARGMAFEQLDQLAMDHLLGARG